Proteins encoded within one genomic window of Bdellovibrio bacteriovorus:
- a CDS encoding M48 family metallopeptidase, giving the protein MGKSFSDWMSDKETFLFAKWPVEVHRRNFRRSVSIYLYFNKPIKVVAAKSTSQKVITDFLMAKKDWIEKNFEKFSELAEKFPEKKIKAYENFPFLGKDRKLKVVITLNKKAFVSVTEDNLLLHIPRNDWSANSLIEEHPTALTEIRHFYKREAVQLLSERINYWAEQMNLHPAQVKFREQRTRWGSCSSRKIINLNWRLIVFNQEIIDYVIVHELAHLQHMNHSDRFWSLVERYVADYKGIMKSLKESQYLVEFLSEQN; this is encoded by the coding sequence GTGGGTAAGTCATTCTCTGACTGGATGAGCGATAAAGAAACTTTCCTCTTTGCTAAATGGCCTGTTGAAGTGCATCGACGCAACTTTCGTCGCTCGGTTTCGATTTATCTATATTTTAATAAGCCGATTAAGGTCGTGGCCGCAAAAAGCACGTCGCAAAAAGTGATCACTGATTTTTTGATGGCGAAGAAGGACTGGATCGAAAAGAACTTCGAAAAGTTTTCTGAACTTGCTGAAAAATTCCCTGAAAAGAAGATCAAAGCTTACGAAAACTTTCCGTTCTTAGGTAAAGATCGTAAGCTGAAGGTTGTTATCACTTTGAATAAAAAAGCTTTTGTCTCTGTCACCGAAGACAATCTGCTTTTGCATATTCCTAGAAACGACTGGAGCGCAAATTCTTTGATCGAAGAACACCCGACGGCGCTCACAGAAATTCGTCATTTCTATAAGCGCGAAGCGGTTCAATTGTTATCTGAAAGAATCAATTACTGGGCCGAACAAATGAACCTGCATCCGGCGCAAGTCAAATTCCGCGAGCAAAGAACTCGCTGGGGCAGTTGCTCTTCTCGTAAGATCATCAACTTGAATTGGCGTTTGATCGTTTTTAATCAAGAAATCATTGATTACGTGATCGTGCATGAGCTTGCTCACTTACAGCACATGAACCACTCAGATCGTTTCTGGTCCCTCGTGGAAAGGTATGTAGCAGACTATAAAGGGATTATGAAATCCCTTAAAGAGTCGCAGTACCTAGTCGAATTTTTATCTGAACAAAACTAA
- a CDS encoding serine/threonine protein kinase: protein MDKTSSFYSLDPEKVLQAAENAGFYPTGEFTQLNSYENRVFDIKLEETPEPNGLTKNVIAKFYRPNRWSKEAILEEHEFLLSLKNEGIPAVAPLFQGHDSTVSEVDGMYVAFFPKVLGRMPQEFLDGELKKVGRLMAQVHNIGAKKKALHRPTLDTSYYGGWDTIDYLQDWIIPEVRNRYLTAAEDILYAIDDSFDPSEFIRIHGDCHKGNLLNNGKEFFLVDFDDFVNGPVIQDFWMLLSGDNDTLDAEKFQIIEGYEELREFPDHQWSWVPLLRGLRIISYAGWIAKRWEDPSFPRLFPEFNTYRYWAEEVEALEKIAWQIQG from the coding sequence ATGGATAAAACCTCTTCTTTCTATAGTTTAGATCCTGAAAAAGTTCTGCAAGCGGCGGAAAATGCAGGGTTTTATCCAACGGGAGAGTTCACTCAGCTGAATTCCTATGAAAACCGCGTTTTTGATATCAAATTGGAAGAAACGCCCGAACCTAATGGTCTTACAAAGAACGTCATTGCGAAGTTCTATCGCCCCAATCGCTGGAGCAAAGAAGCTATTCTCGAAGAACATGAATTCCTGCTTTCGCTGAAGAATGAAGGCATTCCGGCGGTCGCTCCCCTTTTTCAAGGTCATGACAGCACGGTTTCTGAAGTTGATGGAATGTACGTTGCGTTTTTTCCAAAAGTCTTAGGAAGAATGCCGCAAGAATTTTTAGACGGCGAACTTAAAAAAGTCGGCCGTTTGATGGCGCAAGTACATAACATTGGCGCAAAGAAGAAAGCTCTTCATCGTCCAACTTTAGATACAAGCTATTATGGTGGTTGGGATACGATCGATTATTTACAAGATTGGATCATCCCTGAAGTTCGTAACCGCTATCTGACGGCAGCTGAAGACATTCTTTACGCGATCGACGATAGTTTTGATCCTTCCGAATTCATTCGTATCCACGGGGACTGTCACAAAGGAAATCTTTTGAATAACGGTAAAGAGTTTTTCCTGGTCGACTTTGACGATTTCGTCAACGGCCCCGTGATTCAAGATTTCTGGATGCTTCTTTCTGGCGACAACGACACTTTAGATGCAGAGAAGTTTCAGATTATCGAGGGCTATGAAGAGCTGCGCGAGTTCCCCGATCATCAATGGTCGTGGGTGCCACTCTTACGTGGCCTTCGTATTATTTCTTATGCAGGATGGATCGCAAAGCGCTGGGAAGACCCTAGCTTCCCCCGTCTGTTCCCAGAATTTAATACCTATAGATATTGGGCAGAAGAAGTAGAAGCTTTAGAAAAAATCGCCTGGCAGATTCAAGGGTGA